One segment of Fructilactobacillus hinvesii DNA contains the following:
- a CDS encoding CCA tRNA nucleotidyltransferase, protein MQIKKLPNAFKEAQQVLQIIEEHGYEAYFVGGSVRDTILKLPLHDVDIATSAYPAEIKQIFVHTVDTGIEHGTVTVLHHGQSFEITTFRTESGYQDYRRPDQVTFVRSLKEDLMRRDFTVNALAMRENGEVIDLFGGISDLQQHIIRAVGNPSERFHEDALRMMRAVRFGSQLDFTIEAQTMAAIKSNSPLLEKIAVERIHVEFVKMLLGIAPLRGLAQMLQTDLLCYVPVLNHHLKQLAVVSELPLARQLENETEVWSWLAVSLDWSVAQIRTTLQAWKSSKQLIADVASVTAASQSLLTDQMTDWQLYQTGATNLQTAAQLLVVLGKPDYSQELARRYETLPIHNKHELAINGKQLMQAGIKPGPQLGQILNQLEQQVVAGAIENEPQQLLDHAQSMK, encoded by the coding sequence TTGCAGATTAAAAAATTACCCAACGCTTTTAAAGAGGCCCAACAAGTGCTCCAAATCATTGAGGAGCATGGTTATGAAGCTTATTTTGTGGGAGGAAGCGTACGGGATACAATCTTGAAATTACCGCTTCATGACGTTGACATTGCGACGTCCGCTTATCCAGCAGAGATTAAGCAAATTTTTGTACACACGGTTGATACTGGAATCGAACACGGAACGGTCACCGTTTTGCATCATGGGCAAAGTTTTGAGATTACGACCTTTCGGACTGAGTCGGGGTATCAAGATTATCGCCGGCCGGATCAGGTTACGTTTGTGCGTTCTCTAAAGGAAGACCTCATGCGTCGTGATTTTACGGTGAATGCCCTGGCCATGCGCGAAAACGGGGAGGTAATTGACCTGTTTGGTGGCATTTCTGATTTACAGCAGCACATCATCCGCGCTGTGGGGAATCCCTCTGAGCGCTTTCACGAAGATGCGTTACGGATGATGCGAGCGGTTCGCTTCGGGAGCCAGTTGGATTTTACGATTGAAGCGCAGACAATGGCCGCTATTAAAAGTAATAGTCCGTTATTAGAAAAAATTGCGGTGGAACGGATTCACGTTGAGTTTGTAAAGATGCTACTGGGAATTGCTCCTTTACGCGGACTGGCTCAGATGCTCCAGACGGACTTGCTCTGTTATGTGCCCGTTTTAAATCACCATTTGAAGCAATTAGCGGTGGTAAGTGAACTTCCACTAGCACGTCAATTAGAGAATGAAACTGAGGTTTGGAGTTGGCTGGCCGTGAGCCTGGATTGGTCGGTCGCGCAAATTCGGACAACGCTGCAGGCGTGGAAGAGTTCTAAGCAACTAATTGCCGATGTGGCCAGCGTTACAGCAGCGAGTCAGTCCTTACTTACGGATCAAATGACGGATTGGCAGCTATACCAAACTGGAGCGACGAACTTACAAACAGCAGCCCAATTACTAGTTGTCTTAGGAAAACCGGATTACAGTCAGGAACTTGCCCGTCGGTACGAAACGCTGCCCATTCACAATAAGCACGAGCTTGCTATCAACGGGAAACAGTTGATGCAAGCAGGGATTAAACCGGGACCCCAACTGGGCCAAATCTTAAACCAATTAGAACAGCAGGTCGTGGCAGGAGCAATTGAAAATGAACCCCAGCAATTGTTAGATCACGCCCAATCAATGAAGTGA
- a CDS encoding ABC-F family ATP-binding cassette domain-containing protein → MVETLRAEHLTKTYGEKTLFRDLNFIINEHDRIGLIGTNGSGKSSLLNVIAQLDHDATGEIITSKTYTIGYLKQHPELPEDKTVLEAVFSGNQTIFQVIRRYEDTLTAYSEHPENHDAERAYLAAEAKMNELDAWNAESQVKTILTQLKITDLNQKIGTMSGGMQKRVGLAQILIQAPNLLLLDEPTNHLDFDSIAWLEQYLSRYHGSLLVVTHDRYFLDQVTNHIWELSFGKLHEYDGNYQTYVAKKAERVDQELAAGHKQQQLYKQELQWMKTGAKARSTKQNARIERFQELKQEVDQGTPVEEDVNISMGQQRLGKKVIEMKDVNLTVADHPILRDFNLIVQNGQRLGISGENGTGKSSFLNAIAGKLPLDSGTIELGETVKLGYYTQQMEPIPEDKRVINYLTDIGQKVVDKDGNQISVTNLLEQFLFPKSTHGTLIRKLSGGEKRRLYLLKLLMEQPNVLLLDEPTNNLDIGTLTVLENYIDNFNGTTITVSHDRYFLDKVADQLLMFKGDAEIDRYTGSLSSYLAEQREQTNAAAEPAKAKKTQSNPKTEQKSEIKTKTKLTYAEKLEWDQMDQKLADNEAAVTNIQEEMQQNAADYNKLAELQRQLDELNAQGDQLVERWEYLSQYVDED, encoded by the coding sequence ATGGTAGAAACGTTACGAGCCGAGCATTTAACCAAAACCTATGGAGAAAAGACCCTCTTTCGGGATCTGAATTTTATTATTAATGAACACGATCGGATTGGATTGATCGGGACGAATGGGAGTGGAAAATCATCTCTTCTAAACGTGATTGCTCAGTTAGATCACGATGCTACTGGAGAGATTATTACTTCTAAAACCTATACAATTGGTTATTTAAAACAGCATCCAGAATTGCCAGAGGATAAAACCGTTTTAGAGGCAGTCTTTTCAGGAAATCAGACCATTTTTCAGGTGATTCGACGCTATGAAGACACTTTAACTGCCTATTCTGAACATCCCGAAAATCATGATGCTGAACGCGCGTATTTAGCAGCTGAAGCGAAGATGAACGAATTAGATGCCTGGAATGCTGAGAGTCAGGTCAAAACGATTTTAACCCAACTCAAAATTACAGATTTAAACCAAAAAATTGGGACCATGTCAGGAGGAATGCAAAAACGAGTGGGATTAGCTCAAATCCTAATTCAAGCACCGAACCTCTTGTTATTGGATGAGCCAACGAACCATTTGGATTTTGATTCCATTGCCTGGCTGGAGCAGTATTTGAGCCGTTATCATGGCTCCTTACTAGTTGTAACTCATGATCGTTACTTTTTGGATCAGGTGACCAATCACATTTGGGAATTGTCGTTTGGAAAATTACATGAATACGATGGAAATTACCAAACGTACGTTGCAAAAAAAGCAGAACGAGTAGATCAAGAACTGGCAGCGGGACATAAACAACAACAGCTGTACAAGCAGGAATTACAGTGGATGAAAACCGGGGCTAAGGCTCGTTCTACCAAGCAAAACGCCCGAATTGAACGTTTCCAAGAACTCAAACAAGAGGTCGATCAAGGGACTCCAGTTGAAGAAGACGTGAACATTAGCATGGGCCAGCAGCGGTTAGGGAAAAAAGTAATTGAAATGAAAGACGTTAACCTCACGGTGGCGGATCATCCGATTTTACGTGACTTTAATTTAATCGTTCAAAACGGACAACGCTTGGGAATTAGTGGGGAAAACGGAACTGGAAAATCGAGTTTTCTCAATGCAATTGCAGGCAAGCTTCCGCTAGACTCTGGAACCATTGAACTGGGTGAGACTGTGAAGCTGGGCTACTATACTCAGCAAATGGAACCCATTCCAGAAGATAAACGGGTGATTAACTATCTGACGGACATCGGTCAAAAGGTGGTCGATAAGGATGGGAATCAGATCAGCGTTACTAATCTGTTGGAACAGTTCCTGTTTCCCAAATCAACGCACGGAACTCTGATTCGCAAGCTTTCCGGGGGCGAAAAACGGCGTCTTTATTTACTTAAACTTCTGATGGAACAACCAAACGTTCTCTTACTAGATGAACCTACTAATAACCTGGACATTGGAACTCTGACCGTGTTAGAGAATTACATTGATAATTTTAACGGAACCACAATCACCGTTTCTCATGATCGTTACTTCTTAGACAAGGTTGCTGATCAACTCTTGATGTTTAAAGGGGATGCTGAAATTGATCGTTACACGGGGTCCTTATCGAGTTATTTAGCAGAACAACGCGAACAAACAAATGCAGCAGCTGAGCCGGCCAAGGCTAAAAAAACGCAATCCAATCCCAAAACAGAACAAAAATCAGAGATTAAAACGAAAACAAAGCTGACTTATGCCGAAAAACTCGAATGGGATCAGATGGACCAAAAATTAGCTGACAATGAAGCCGCCGTGACAAATATCCAGGAAGAGATGCAACAAAACGCGGCGGACTATAACAAACTAGCAGAGTTACAACGCCAACTGGATGAATTAAATGCCCAGGGCGATCAACTAGTTGAACGGTGGGAATACTTAAGTCAGTACGTGGACGAAGACTAG
- a CDS encoding thymidylate synthase, producing the protein MLEDQYLNLARFVLENGHPKGDRTGTGTISYFGYQMRFNLAEGFPLLTTKSVPFRLIKSELLWFLHGDTNIRYLLQNNNHIWDEWAFKNWVESAEYHGPDMTDFGLRSQVNPEFRAEYLKQKDWFCQQIVADEEFAKRYGDLGLVYGSQWRSWQTADGRTVDQIQKVIEQIKTNPNSRRLIVSAWNPGDVDDVALPPCHTLFQFYVNDGKLNCQLYQRSGDIFLGVPFNIASYSLLTSLIAKECDLVPGEFIHTLGDAHIYQNHVAQIKEQLTRKPYPAPQLWLNPAKKSIFDYDIDDIKVENYRHHPRIKGAVAV; encoded by the coding sequence ATGTTAGAAGACCAATATTTAAACCTAGCGCGCTTTGTGTTAGAAAATGGCCACCCCAAGGGTGACCGCACGGGAACCGGAACCATTAGTTACTTTGGCTATCAGATGCGCTTTAACCTAGCAGAAGGGTTTCCGTTGTTAACCACGAAAAGCGTTCCCTTCCGCTTGATTAAAAGTGAACTGCTGTGGTTTTTACACGGAGATACTAACATTCGCTACCTCTTGCAAAACAATAATCACATTTGGGACGAATGGGCCTTTAAAAACTGGGTGGAATCCGCTGAATATCACGGACCAGACATGACTGATTTTGGTTTACGCTCTCAAGTAAATCCAGAGTTTAGAGCAGAATATCTTAAGCAAAAAGACTGGTTTTGCCAGCAAATTGTTGCAGATGAGGAATTTGCTAAGCGTTATGGTGACCTAGGGTTAGTCTATGGGAGTCAGTGGCGCAGTTGGCAAACAGCCGATGGTCGAACGGTGGATCAGATTCAAAAGGTGATTGAGCAAATCAAGACCAATCCTAATTCTCGGCGCTTAATTGTTTCGGCTTGGAATCCTGGCGACGTTGATGATGTGGCATTACCACCGTGTCATACGTTGTTTCAGTTTTATGTGAACGATGGCAAATTAAATTGTCAGCTCTACCAGCGTAGTGGCGATATTTTCCTCGGGGTTCCGTTTAACATCGCCAGTTACTCTCTGTTAACGAGTTTAATTGCGAAAGAATGCGATTTAGTTCCGGGCGAGTTCATTCATACTTTGGGAGACGCTCATATTTATCAGAATCACGTTGCCCAAATTAAAGAACAACTAACTAGAAAACCATATCCAGCGCCCCAACTGTGGTTGAATCCGGCGAAAAAGAGTATTTTTGACTATGACATCGATGATATTAAGGTAGAAAATTATCGTCATCATCCGCGGATTAAGGGAGCGGTTGCCGTTTAG
- a CDS encoding dihydrofolate reductase, whose product MLAFIWAEAHQHVIGKDGTLPWHLPDDMHFFKEQTTGHPILAGRTTFESFGRPLPHRENMVLTRQPATDFPAGVEVFPTTTSFLRYANEHQDELIFVVGGSQIFRLFRSEVTWLYRTVIDADVSGDTWMPEIDYVQFNLVKEWPGEAGEQYPHHFEIWQRKEANHA is encoded by the coding sequence ATGTTAGCATTTATTTGGGCAGAAGCGCATCAACATGTAATTGGCAAAGATGGAACGTTGCCGTGGCATCTTCCAGATGACATGCACTTTTTTAAAGAACAAACGACGGGGCATCCCATTTTAGCGGGGCGAACAACGTTTGAGAGTTTTGGTCGTCCCTTACCGCACCGTGAAAATATGGTTTTAACTCGCCAACCCGCCACCGATTTTCCCGCCGGAGTAGAGGTCTTTCCTACTACAACTAGTTTCTTGCGATATGCAAATGAGCATCAAGACGAGTTAATTTTTGTGGTGGGGGGAAGCCAAATCTTTCGCTTATTCCGCTCTGAAGTAACCTGGTTATACCGGACGGTGATTGATGCGGATGTTAGTGGTGATACTTGGATGCCAGAGATTGATTATGTCCAATTTAACTTGGTTAAAGAGTGGCCTGGTGAAGCAGGTGAACAATATCCCCACCATTTTGAAATTTGGCAGCGAAAGGAAGCAAACCATGCGTAA
- a CDS encoding YozE family protein yields the protein MRKSFYEYLMTERNPNSHDEIAEFANNAFFDQSFPKHTDNFAEISKYLEENAGYLPTMTIFDDVWQRYLAYLD from the coding sequence ATGCGTAAGAGTTTTTACGAGTATCTGATGACGGAACGAAATCCAAATAGTCATGATGAAATTGCTGAGTTTGCTAATAATGCCTTTTTTGATCAGAGCTTTCCCAAGCATACCGATAATTTTGCCGAAATTTCTAAGTATCTCGAAGAAAATGCGGGATATCTACCGACCATGACAATTTTTGACGATGTTTGGCAGCGCTACTTGGCGTACTTAGATTAA
- the ylqF gene encoding ribosome biogenesis GTPase YlqF, translating into MQSNIQWFPGHMAKAIRQFEENIKLVDIVFELVDARIPFTSINPEVSRISLTKPRLMILTKADLADPNLTNQWLTYFRQQGNAALAVDSKVNGVSKRIEKAAQTQLASKLTSQSERGLARQSLKAICVGVPNVGKSTLLNQLVKRRSAPVGNRPGVTKGQQWLTGNGHLELLDTPGILWPKFQNQTVAEKLALTGAIRESAYHSDDVALYALRFFKNQQPTALINRYRLTEADLQLADPDLLLTITANLGMRDDYERASDRIINDVRKGKLGRFTLDDLKELISDEN; encoded by the coding sequence ATGCAAAGTAACATCCAATGGTTTCCCGGCCACATGGCCAAGGCCATTCGGCAGTTTGAAGAAAACATCAAACTGGTTGATATCGTTTTTGAACTAGTGGACGCTCGGATTCCTTTTACTTCGATTAATCCAGAGGTGAGTCGCATTAGTCTGACCAAGCCGCGTTTAATGATTCTCACTAAGGCTGATTTAGCTGATCCCAATTTAACTAATCAGTGGTTAACTTATTTTCGTCAGCAGGGTAATGCCGCTCTAGCAGTTGATTCTAAAGTTAATGGTGTCTCTAAAAGGATTGAAAAAGCGGCTCAAACCCAACTCGCTAGTAAACTAACGTCTCAGAGTGAACGGGGATTAGCTCGACAGAGCTTAAAGGCTATCTGTGTCGGAGTCCCCAATGTCGGGAAATCAACCCTTTTGAATCAACTGGTTAAACGTCGTTCTGCTCCGGTGGGAAATCGTCCTGGGGTAACGAAGGGGCAACAATGGTTAACCGGAAACGGCCATTTAGAATTACTGGATACCCCAGGAATTTTATGGCCTAAATTTCAAAATCAAACAGTTGCCGAAAAGCTAGCTTTGACGGGCGCCATTCGGGAAAGCGCATATCATAGTGATGATGTTGCTTTGTATGCTCTCCGCTTTTTCAAAAACCAGCAGCCGACTGCACTAATTAACCGCTATCGATTAACAGAGGCTGATTTACAATTAGCTGATCCTGATTTATTATTAACTATCACTGCTAATCTAGGAATGCGTGATGACTATGAACGGGCCTCTGATCGAATCATCAACGACGTTCGTAAGGGCAAATTGGGACGGTTTACGTTAGATGATCTAAAGGAACTGATTTCCGATGAAAATTAG
- a CDS encoding ribonuclease HII: protein MKISELKVAFAQVQSDGDPLLATYQDDPRKGVQRLLQQTHRRLERQRLAVAAFQQRLHYEKELWHHGIEYVAGVDEVGRGPLAGPVVVGAVILPHDFSLVNVNDSKQLSDHERRSLVPLIKQAAVAYQIVRISPQIIDQVNIYEASRLGMKQAVEQLNPLPNHLLVDAMVIDADFPQTKLIKGDAKSASIAAASILAKVARDDLMIEYAKQYPEYGFDHNDGYGTASHLQALRQFGATPIHRKSFAPVRDLGQ from the coding sequence ATGAAAATTAGTGAACTTAAGGTGGCTTTTGCGCAGGTTCAATCTGATGGAGATCCGCTCTTAGCGACCTATCAAGATGACCCAAGAAAGGGGGTCCAACGGTTGTTGCAACAAACCCATCGTCGGTTAGAACGACAGCGGCTTGCTGTCGCCGCTTTTCAGCAACGGTTGCACTATGAAAAAGAATTGTGGCATCACGGAATTGAGTACGTTGCTGGGGTAGATGAGGTTGGTCGGGGACCGTTAGCTGGTCCTGTGGTCGTAGGCGCAGTCATTCTTCCGCATGATTTTTCGCTGGTAAACGTCAATGACTCCAAGCAACTTAGTGATCACGAACGCCGGTCCCTCGTACCATTAATTAAACAAGCTGCGGTGGCGTATCAAATCGTAAGGATTAGTCCCCAAATCATTGATCAAGTTAATATTTATGAAGCCAGTCGTCTAGGGATGAAACAAGCTGTAGAACAATTAAATCCGCTGCCAAATCATCTTTTGGTGGATGCCATGGTGATTGACGCTGATTTTCCCCAAACCAAATTAATTAAAGGGGACGCAAAATCCGCTAGCATTGCTGCGGCTAGTATTCTTGCAAAGGTTGCTCGAGATGATTTAATGATTGAATATGCCAAACAATATCCAGAATACGGATTTGATCATAACGATGGCTATGGCACCGCGTCCCACTTACAGGCCCTGCGTCAATTTGGGGCGACTCCCATTCATCGAAAAAGTTTTGCTCCAGTACGTGATTTGGGACAATAA
- the dprA gene encoding DNA-processing protein DprA, protein MDKREFLLRIKLCPGIGLKGESLIYDWLLQQVHFASYSLAGLLQPLAALLRAHRLKTSSFIQHFLSPELSERVQANQRGGWITILDAEYPAQLKEIFLPPIVLFFAGKLKFLTKIPVLGIVGSRKCSAYAVNSLKRTVTAPVVKQYLIVSGLAAGVDTLGHQLALAHQGQTVAVLGTGLDHYYPAANRALQQELVRHQLVITEYPLGFGPRRYQFVERNRIIAGLCQKLLVVEARQKSGSLITASLALQSNRDVLAIPGNINSQLSLGANELIAAGAQPCIDTQDLLGRVVL, encoded by the coding sequence ATGGATAAAAGAGAATTTTTATTACGCATAAAATTATGCCCTGGGATTGGATTAAAGGGTGAGAGTTTAATTTATGATTGGCTATTACAGCAGGTTCATTTTGCGAGCTATTCGTTAGCGGGGTTGTTGCAACCACTAGCTGCTTTATTGCGAGCACATCGCTTGAAAACAAGTTCCTTTATTCAACATTTTTTAAGTCCAGAACTTAGCGAACGGGTGCAAGCAAATCAACGGGGCGGCTGGATTACCATTTTAGATGCTGAATATCCAGCTCAGCTTAAAGAAATTTTCCTGCCCCCCATCGTGTTATTTTTTGCAGGGAAGCTAAAATTTTTGACCAAGATTCCTGTTCTGGGAATTGTTGGCTCACGAAAATGCTCAGCATATGCAGTTAACTCATTAAAACGAACTGTAACGGCTCCGGTGGTTAAGCAGTATTTAATTGTGTCTGGATTAGCAGCCGGAGTGGACACCTTGGGTCATCAGTTAGCACTAGCACATCAAGGACAAACCGTCGCGGTGTTAGGTACGGGTTTAGATCATTATTATCCGGCTGCTAATCGGGCCTTACAACAAGAGTTAGTGCGTCATCAACTGGTGATAACGGAATACCCGTTAGGCTTTGGCCCCCGCCGGTACCAATTTGTGGAACGGAACCGGATTATTGCCGGGTTGTGCCAAAAGTTATTAGTGGTGGAGGCTCGCCAAAAGTCCGGGAGTCTCATTACTGCTAGTTTGGCATTGCAATCTAATCGCGATGTGCTCGCAATTCCAGGCAACATTAATAGCCAGCTCTCGTTAGGAGCTAACGAATTAATTGCTGCTGGAGCCCAACCTTGTATTGATACGCAGGATTTGTTGGGACGAGTAGTCTTGTAG
- the topA gene encoding type I DNA topoisomerase yields MATKTTTKKKATKRKRSTTKKKLVIVESPAKAKTISKYLGRTYSVIASKGHIRDLPKSRMGIEIDDNFKPDYISIRGKGDTIKTLKAEAKKAKEVFLASDPDREGEAIAWHVAHILNLDVNDHNRVTFNEITKETVKDAFKHPRTIDMNLVNAQQARRIIDRLVGYSISPILWKKVKKGLSAGRVQSVALWIIIQREREIQKFQPEEYWTIDGVFKKGRSQFKASFYGLDGKKTALKNNDAVQAVLSRMDADSDFTIIDVKKREKKRQPPRPFTTSTLQQDANKKLRFRTGRTMMAAQQLYEGINIGKEGSQGLITYMRTDSTRISAGAKHEAATFLHENYGAEYAANHPRKGKLPEGAQDAHEAVRPTSVLRTPKSIEQYLTKDQYKLYNLIWSRFVASQMTPAVVDTETVTIDQNGVNYRANGSKLKFEGYLKVYAAGKEKDNVLPDLEVADKVRLVSNQPDQHFTQPPARYTEAALIKTLEENGVGRPSTYAPTLMTIQKRYYVKLEARRFVPTELGEIVNKLIEEYFPDIVNVDFTADIEGQLDEIEEAKRKWVAVVNEFYQPFSKEVSHAEKEMENIQIKEPLAGFNCEICGAPMVEKMGKYGKFFACSRFPDCRNTKTIVKEIGVTCPKCHKGQVIERKTKKKRTFYGCSRYPDCDFVSWDKPIGRDCPKCQHFLVNKKVRGGWQILCPNGDYEESIIK; encoded by the coding sequence ATGGCCACTAAAACAACAACCAAAAAGAAAGCAACCAAACGAAAACGGAGTACTACCAAAAAAAAGTTAGTAATTGTCGAATCACCCGCAAAGGCTAAAACGATTAGTAAATATTTAGGCAGAACTTATAGCGTCATTGCTAGTAAAGGGCACATCCGTGATTTACCGAAGAGTCGGATGGGGATTGAAATTGACGATAATTTTAAACCTGATTACATTTCAATTCGGGGTAAGGGTGATACCATTAAAACCCTCAAGGCCGAAGCAAAAAAAGCTAAGGAAGTTTTTCTGGCTTCTGACCCGGACCGAGAGGGAGAAGCGATTGCCTGGCACGTAGCTCACATTTTAAACCTAGATGTGAATGACCATAACCGGGTAACCTTCAACGAAATTACCAAGGAAACCGTTAAAGATGCCTTTAAACATCCCCGGACGATTGACATGAACCTGGTGAATGCCCAACAAGCTCGGCGCATCATTGACCGCTTGGTGGGGTATTCCATTTCACCTATTTTATGGAAAAAAGTTAAGAAGGGGCTGAGTGCGGGTCGGGTTCAATCTGTGGCTCTGTGGATTATTATCCAACGGGAACGAGAGATCCAAAAATTCCAACCAGAAGAGTATTGGACTATTGATGGAGTTTTTAAAAAAGGACGCTCTCAATTTAAAGCCAGTTTTTATGGGTTAGACGGTAAAAAAACGGCCTTAAAGAATAACGATGCCGTCCAAGCGGTCCTAAGCCGAATGGATGCAGATTCCGATTTCACCATTATAGACGTCAAAAAGCGGGAAAAGAAACGGCAGCCACCCCGGCCATTTACCACTAGTACGTTGCAACAGGATGCCAACAAGAAGCTTCGTTTTCGGACGGGGCGGACAATGATGGCCGCTCAGCAACTTTACGAAGGAATCAACATTGGTAAGGAAGGTAGTCAGGGATTAATTACTTACATGCGGACCGATTCAACTCGAATTTCTGCAGGAGCTAAGCACGAAGCAGCCACTTTCTTACACGAAAACTACGGGGCTGAGTACGCTGCCAACCATCCGCGGAAGGGAAAGTTACCAGAAGGGGCCCAGGATGCGCACGAAGCAGTTCGCCCGACGTCGGTCTTACGGACACCCAAGAGTATTGAACAGTACCTCACAAAGGATCAATATAAACTATACAATTTAATTTGGAGTCGTTTTGTTGCTAGTCAAATGACCCCGGCCGTTGTTGACACGGAAACCGTTACCATTGACCAAAATGGGGTAAACTACAGGGCCAACGGATCAAAACTCAAGTTTGAAGGGTATTTAAAGGTTTATGCAGCGGGAAAAGAAAAGGATAACGTTTTACCGGACTTAGAGGTGGCAGATAAGGTTCGTTTGGTTAGCAATCAACCCGACCAACACTTTACCCAGCCACCTGCTCGTTATACTGAAGCCGCGTTGATTAAAACGTTGGAAGAAAACGGGGTTGGCCGGCCATCTACATATGCACCAACCTTAATGACGATTCAAAAGCGTTACTACGTTAAGCTTGAAGCGCGCCGTTTTGTCCCAACGGAACTAGGTGAAATCGTCAACAAATTGATCGAAGAATATTTTCCAGACATCGTCAACGTTGATTTTACGGCCGACATCGAAGGACAACTTGATGAAATTGAAGAGGCCAAACGTAAGTGGGTCGCCGTGGTTAATGAGTTCTACCAACCATTTTCTAAGGAAGTTAGTCATGCGGAAAAGGAAATGGAAAACATCCAGATTAAAGAACCACTGGCAGGCTTTAACTGTGAAATCTGTGGAGCACCCATGGTAGAAAAAATGGGGAAGTACGGGAAGTTCTTTGCTTGTTCTCGGTTCCCAGATTGTCGTAATACCAAAACAATTGTTAAAGAAATTGGAGTTACCTGTCCGAAGTGTCATAAGGGACAGGTCATCGAACGCAAGACCAAGAAGAAACGAACCTTTTACGGTTGTTCACGGTATCCAGATTGTGATTTTGTCTCATGGGATAAGCCGATTGGGCGTGATTGTCCGAAGTGTCAACACTTCCTGGTCAACAAAAAGGTCCGGGGTGGCTGGCAAATCCTGTGTCCTAACGGTGACTACGAAGAAAGCATCATTAAATAA
- the xerA gene encoding site-specific tyrosine recombinase/integron integrase has translation MKTKHTDRELITLFERYLDNERQYSKLTIRAYRDDLEQFWHFLQNTGKQISFTKVEPFDVEVFLSELHDQGDATNTIARKVSALSSFYNFLANNRLTAENPFRYVQIKRQHQLLPRFFYDQELNQLFKTARANPKPELAERDTVLLEVLYGTGIRVSECANLTLRQIDLDNNMMLVHGKGNKDRYIPFGHYAHEAIETFVKHGRKQLMEKNHQEHDYLVIDYLGKPMTARGIEYSLDQVMKRSGLHSQIHPHMLRHSFATQMLNNGADLRTVQEMLGHSNLSTTQIYTHVTKEKLLQNYQQFFKRD, from the coding sequence ATGAAAACGAAGCATACTGATCGAGAATTAATTACGTTATTTGAGCGTTACTTGGATAACGAACGCCAGTACTCTAAGTTAACCATTCGGGCTTATCGTGATGACTTGGAACAATTTTGGCATTTTTTGCAGAATACGGGGAAACAAATTTCCTTTACAAAGGTAGAACCCTTTGACGTGGAAGTGTTTTTGAGTGAACTACATGATCAAGGTGATGCTACCAATACAATTGCACGGAAGGTTTCAGCTTTGAGTTCCTTTTACAATTTTTTGGCAAATAATCGCTTGACCGCCGAAAATCCCTTCCGTTACGTGCAAATTAAACGGCAACATCAGCTTCTTCCCCGTTTTTTTTACGATCAGGAACTTAATCAATTATTTAAAACGGCCAGGGCCAACCCCAAACCGGAGTTAGCTGAGCGAGATACGGTGCTGCTGGAGGTTTTATATGGAACCGGGATTCGAGTGAGCGAATGTGCCAACCTAACGTTACGACAAATTGATCTCGACAATAACATGATGTTAGTACATGGAAAGGGGAATAAAGATCGTTACATTCCCTTTGGGCATTATGCTCACGAAGCGATTGAAACCTTTGTTAAGCATGGGAGAAAGCAATTAATGGAAAAAAATCATCAGGAGCATGACTACCTAGTGATTGACTATTTAGGTAAGCCCATGACAGCTCGTGGAATTGAGTATTCATTGGATCAAGTCATGAAGCGGAGCGGGCTGCACAGTCAAATTCATCCACACATGCTGCGTCACTCGTTTGCCACGCAGATGTTAAATAACGGGGCCGATTTACGGACGGTTCAAGAGATGTTAGGGCATAGTAATTTATCGACGACTCAAATTTATACCCACGTTACCAAAGAAAAATTACTCCAGAATTATCAACAGTTTTTTAAACGTGATTAA